The genomic segment ATGTCAATTATCAAGGGCCGAAAGAACATAACCACCACCTAACTCTTACTCTTTTCTCTCTTACTGGCCGTTTTTACTAGTCTATGCTTGGTAATCAAACGTTACCTGGGGATAACTTGACATTTCTTATTTCATTTGTTATTGTTCTGGATGCTAGGTCTGCATCTGGTGATGCAAATTAAAGCTCAGGTTTGTTCTGATGTTATACACCTGCAATTCAGGAATAGCTTTAAGGGAATGAGTTAATGTTGACAGATAAAAACCCTTTAGGATGTATCCTTAATGAGTTAATGTTGTCTACACGCTCTTGATGATCTATGGTTTCTCTTACATTTACCTGTTTATGGCACAGTTGTATAATTTAGGGATAATCAATATATACAGTTCAATAAATATGAGTGTAAAAAAACACACCACAAAATTAAGATAATCTTATTAATAATTTTGTGGTTCTTCCTTGCAATGTCAAGTATTTTTGTTCCACCTCATTGTGTTATTTAAAAAGGTCGAAACACTGATCCATAAGAGTCAGAATCGTGCAGCATCATGAATCAATTTTATACATTCAGGCATCTTATTCTGCTACATGGGAACATTCACTTATCTATTACTCTGATTATTTTTGTTGATCAGTCTTTTATAGGTTCTCGTAGCAGTTTTTTCTCcactttattttcagaaaactctCAAATAACATGCTTTAATTAACAGAGTCATGCCTTCTCAAGTAGAGTTAGTCTCATCTGGTTATTTGTTGATTGTACCATGCTGCCAAATTTTGTCATTTTATGTTTTATGCTCGTCTGTCTGCTTTCAGCGGTGTGCTGGCTACAAAGATAAAAGAAGAATGCAAAAGCAGGGTCGATAAGTCCTTTGtcttaaaagaattttttcccATGCTAAATCAAGCTTACATGGAGTTGGATCGACTTGCTATCTCGAAAGAACTACAGTAAAAACTTGTAGTAATGCTGTATCTTACCTAGGTGTTAAGTGAATTGCTGCCTCAGCATGGAAGGTTGATGACTTAGTGTTTTAGTCTGGCTGCATAAACTATACTGTAGAAATAAATCTTTACATTAATGGTAACATGCAAGTGCTATTAACTTGTTTTGATGCTataatcctttttttatttatgtgtTCCTGTTTGTAGGTCTGCTCGTTGCTTCATCAGAGATACAAAGACTTCTCTCCTTGTCTTATTCAGGGCCTCCTGAAAGTGTTCTTTCCAGGAAAATGTGGTGATGATTTGGATGCAGATAAAAACATGAGGGCAATAAAGAAGAGGAGCACTCTAAAACTTCTAATGGAACTTTATTTTGTTGGAGTTGTTGAGGATGCCAGCATTTTCGTAAATATTATTAAGGATCTTACTAGCTTGGAACATTTAAAAGATCGGGATGCAACTCAGACAAATTTGTCCCTTCTTACCAGTTTTGCTCGACAAGGCAGATATTTCTTAGGGCTCCAGCTCCATCAGCCTGGACAAGAAGTTCATGATGAGGAACTACCTAGAATTTGCTAAGTTTTATGCTACTGCTTTTGTAAGTTGACTTAGTATGGATGATGGTTAGGTCTTGTTCTGCCAAATTGGTGGACctattaatgggaattttgaaATTGTTTGCATATGTGTATATATTGTTCTATTTTCATTGTAAGACAATGGAAGCCAATTATTTTTATCACACCCCAGCACATATGCCATCTAATAATCTGGATATTAGTCTTGTTATGTATTTAAGTATCAAAAACCTACCATCATATGTGAATACATGGTTTCAAAACTCTTGGAACGGGATTGTATGACTGATATCGTACGTTCGATGTAAAACATGCATCGTTATAGGTGCTGGCATCGCCAAAACTGTGTACCGGTATGTACCAGCCATACTAGTCTGCACTACTCCATACTGGTGTGTAACGATGGTATCCTACCAATTGTACCAGGACACACCAacagtttttcattttttctgaAGCTCTTA from the Phoenix dactylifera cultivar Barhee BC4 chromosome 14, palm_55x_up_171113_PBpolish2nd_filt_p, whole genome shotgun sequence genome contains:
- the LOC120113171 gene encoding regulator of nonsense transcripts UPF2-like, with protein sequence ISNFIVLISLFLVLSSKTSVNLSKFVSEAVVAICDGKLRTSDIQAAVQVCSLLHQRYKDFSPCLIQGLLKVFFPGKCGDDLDADKNMRAIKKRSTLKLLMELYFVGVVEDASIFVNIIKDLTSLEHLKDRDATQTNLSLLTSFARQGRYFLGLQLHQPGQEVHDEELPRIC